In a genomic window of Microcoleus sp. AS-A8:
- a CDS encoding glycosyltransferase family 4 protein, which translates to MDSPTRVLSLIENNMGHRTYGNLIRGYFSKSSSCKVDFYWCSDELELPTRVLIKLLSLPFPNQWVRKHNLDFSRSRLELGYAYAARRLADRKLHQAQYSALHIHTQLHALLSVDWLKKLPTVVSIDMTILQAAKERSHPDFRWTYTPILRLEKRVFETAAQVITVSEWARQSVIKDYKINENKVKVIPFSVNVDAITPPSHQEKSLNKPYKILFVGADFKRKGGEDVLDVFLKSFSEDAELHLVTPTAIDCQHPNVHIHSNIKAYTPEWLELYHQADVFVMPTYADALGIAYMEAMAAGLPVIATNLVQITEVVSHKKTGFLIQPGDRQELACRIRDLMENPDLGREMGEKGRLIAERKFSSRSNFQTLESIFKEISSLKIGCQESGVRG; encoded by the coding sequence ATGGATAGCCCTACTCGCGTTCTCTCCCTCATCGAAAACAACATGGGGCATCGCACTTATGGCAATTTAATCAGGGGTTATTTCAGTAAAAGTTCATCTTGTAAAGTGGACTTTTATTGGTGTAGTGACGAGCTGGAGCTTCCTACAAGAGTTTTAATCAAACTCCTTAGCTTACCCTTTCCCAATCAATGGGTCAGAAAACACAATCTGGATTTTAGCCGTTCTCGCCTCGAACTGGGATATGCTTATGCGGCGAGGCGGCTAGCCGATCGCAAGTTACATCAAGCTCAATACTCGGCGCTGCACATTCACACTCAGCTTCATGCCTTACTTTCAGTTGATTGGCTGAAGAAATTACCAACTGTCGTCAGCATTGACATGACAATACTTCAGGCAGCAAAAGAACGGAGTCATCCCGATTTTAGATGGACTTATACCCCAATTTTAAGGTTGGAAAAACGAGTTTTTGAAACAGCAGCGCAAGTGATAACTGTTTCAGAATGGGCGCGTCAGTCGGTTATTAAAGACTACAAAATCAATGAGAACAAGGTAAAAGTTATTCCGTTTAGTGTCAATGTAGATGCAATTACGCCTCCGAGCCATCAAGAAAAATCGCTTAATAAGCCTTATAAAATCTTGTTTGTGGGAGCTGATTTTAAACGCAAGGGAGGAGAAGATGTTTTAGATGTTTTTTTGAAATCGTTTTCCGAGGACGCTGAACTTCATTTGGTTACGCCAACAGCAATTGACTGCCAGCATCCTAACGTTCATATTCATAGCAATATTAAGGCTTACACTCCTGAATGGTTAGAACTCTACCACCAAGCTGATGTGTTCGTGATGCCAACCTATGCCGATGCACTCGGCATTGCTTATATGGAAGCAATGGCAGCAGGGTTGCCCGTCATTGCGACGAACTTGGTGCAAATTACGGAGGTTGTCAGTCACAAAAAGACGGGTTTTTTAATTCAACCTGGCGATCGCCAGGAACTCGCTTGTAGAATTCGAGACCTCATGGAGAACCCCGATTTAGGTCGTGAAATGGGGGAAAAAGGACGGCTCATTGCCGAACGCAAGTTTAGTTCACGCTCAAATTTTCAGACTCTAGAGTCAATTTTTAAAGAGATATCTAGCTTGAAAATAGGGTGTCAGGAGTCAGGAGTCAGGGGTTAG
- a CDS encoding glycosyltransferase, producing the protein MSEQHAHRATIPPVPDDVSRPLWSVMIPAYNPGKYLRETLATLLAQAPGSDIMQIAVVDDRYPHEDLEAVVKEVGGERVEFYRQPENVGLTKNFQTCLQLARGRLIHVLHADDCVREGFYPKMQRLFSDHPEIGAAFCRHIITDENGHWQSISVLEQPESGVLPRSWLEHLAGFIRIQTPSIVVRRDIYEKLGGFDNRLPICSDWEMWVRIFTYYPMAYEAEPLALYRKHSKSITNKTVRDGRYFQQLREAVDIFHKYLPEEIADKVYKMARQNCAYHTLEIADSILEAGDMPVTLKLLGEAIKTSPTFRVIRSAGRIFLLDGSEWLLRIIYTALSGRGYKNAETPDTVLRSDA; encoded by the coding sequence ATGAGCGAACAACATGCCCATCGCGCTACTATTCCACCCGTTCCCGATGATGTATCTCGTCCCCTATGGTCTGTCATGATTCCCGCTTACAATCCTGGGAAATATCTCCGCGAGACCCTCGCGACTTTACTCGCTCAAGCTCCGGGTTCCGATATCATGCAAATTGCTGTTGTTGACGATCGCTACCCTCACGAAGACCTAGAAGCGGTTGTCAAAGAAGTAGGAGGCGAGCGGGTTGAATTCTATCGACAGCCAGAGAATGTAGGGTTAACGAAAAATTTTCAAACCTGCTTGCAACTCGCTCGGGGACGCTTAATCCACGTATTGCATGCTGATGATTGCGTGCGCGAGGGATTCTATCCAAAAATGCAGCGCCTATTTAGCGACCACCCAGAGATTGGCGCTGCTTTTTGTCGCCACATCATTACGGATGAAAACGGTCATTGGCAATCTATATCCGTATTAGAACAGCCGGAAAGTGGGGTTCTGCCAAGAAGCTGGTTGGAGCATCTAGCTGGATTTATCCGCATCCAAACCCCATCAATTGTAGTGCGGCGTGACATATACGAAAAACTCGGCGGGTTTGACAACCGCTTACCCATTTGTAGTGACTGGGAAATGTGGGTCAGAATTTTTACTTACTACCCGATGGCATATGAAGCAGAGCCGTTAGCCCTATATCGCAAGCATTCCAAGTCTATTACGAACAAGACCGTGCGGGACGGTAGATACTTTCAACAACTTCGCGAGGCTGTAGATATTTTCCACAAATACCTACCCGAAGAAATCGCGGACAAAGTTTACAAGATGGCGAGGCAGAATTGCGCGTACCACACGCTGGAAATTGCTGACTCAATACTAGAAGCGGGGGATATGCCCGTCACTCTGAAGCTGCTGGGAGAAGCTATTAAAACAAGTCCCACCTTCCGAGTTATTCGGTCAGCTGGTCGCATTTTTTTACTGGATGGCTCAGAATGGCTCTTGCGGATAATATACACGGCTCTATCAGGCCGAGGATACAAAAACGCGGAGACTCCCGACACCGTCCTGCGTTCCGATGCTTAA